The nucleotide sequence TGAGGCGGACCTTATGGATGGCAGCTCAAGTCGCGATATTGCAGCGCGCCAACAGCTTCCGCGACAAGTTCGAGCGATACATCACCAAGGACCGTCACAACACCCATTTACGTCGCAAGGCGTCAACAGCAATCGCCGCCAAGATGGCCCGCACCGTACATGCGGTTATCAAAAGCGGTGAACCTTATCGCCCCTTCTTTGAAGGGACGATCCACAGCGGAAGGACCCTTCTCTGACAGTGCCGTGGAGGCGTTGAGCTGCTCAGCGACCTCGTAGATAATGTTCAGGCCTTCCGCTCGACGGCAAAAAGGATCTCGTCTTAAGGACGGTGAGAGCCGCGATCATGCGTACTCTGTGTTTGTTATGGGAGAGACCGTTCGTTGACGATTGGCCGGGCCTACATCATAATTCAAACGCATCGGGAGACCGACGCGATAACGACCTGCTGCCAAAACGGCGTTTCATTCCGATTATAGGACGTTGTCGGAGACGATCATTCCGGGCTTGCCACGTCGTTCGATCAGCGTCGTCAGCTCCCGTGCGACGCGGCGGCCGGAGATCGAGGTGTCCGGGATTGCTGCCAGGCATTCGCGCGTCACGTCATCGACAATGTTGAGCACGCGGAATCGTCTGCCGCAGGCAAACTGGTCGTGCACGAAGTCCAGCGACCAGCGGGCATTGGCCTTCGCTTCGACCAGGATCGGTGCACGCGTGCCGACAGCACGGCGTCTGGCTTTACGCTTGCGAACGGAAAGACCCTCCTCGCGATAGAGCCGGTAGATGCGGTTTACCCCGGACAGCTCTCCCTCCCGCCGAAGCAGCACGAACAGCCGCCGGTAGCCGAAACGCCGACGCTCGTTGGCAAGGTCACGCAGCTTTGCTCGCAACTCCGTCTCCGGCGGTCGGTTCGCCTGGTAGCGGATCGTCTTGCGGTCGGCGGATATGATCTGGCAGGCCCGCCGCTCCGAAAGACCCATCACGGCCTTCAGATGCGTGACGGCTTCGCGCTTGGCGGCAGGCCCTACCATTTTTTTGCAAGAAGCTCGCGGAGCGCGGCCGCATCCAGCAACTGCTCGGCCAGCAGCTTCTTCAGTCTCGCGTTCTCGTCTTCAAGCGCCTTTAGCCGTTTCGCCTCGGAGACTTCCATACCGCCGTATTTGGCCTTCCAGTTGTAAAACGTCGCTTCTGAAATCCCGTGCTTGCGGCAGAGGTCGGCTGCCTTCGCACCAGCCTCCTGCTCCTTCAGCACCGCAATAATCTGCTCTTCGGTAAATCTCTGCTTCTTCATTCGTCCGTCCTTTGATGGGCCGGACTCTAATCAATTCTGGAGGAAATTCGCAGTGGCAGGTCAGAGATGATCAAATTCTTCACGACTGCAAGACCATGCCTTGTTGGTGTGGAAGCTTGCGCCACGGCGCATTATTGGGCCCGTGAACTGATTGTCAATGCCGCGTGGGCGGCGTGTTCCTGGCGCATCGTCGGCGAAAGCCGTTGCTCGAAGCTTCTAAAGAGCTCACAAAAGCGGCTGTAGCCGTAACCGTCGGGATGCGACCCACGATACTCCTCCCACAGGATGAGCAGAGTCACGCCGGGCTTCTTGAGTTCGACGGCAAGATCGGCCCAATTGGGTTCGACACGGCGTCTCGTGCCCTGTTTGATGCCGTTGCGAGCGAAGAGCTTGTTCTCGAGCGCATCGTCAGTGAGTTCGCCCGGCAACGGCCAGCTCAATCCAATTGCTGCCGCGCGCTGCTGTTATGCGGGTTCGTGACGAAAGTTCACGATCCGTTCGAGCTTAGCGTGTCGCCAGGAACAAATCTTGTTCCGACCCCAAATACCCCGCTCATTCGAACCGTGCAGCGCCGAATGAAAATCTGGCGCAGTACACAGGCCAATGCGCTGGTGTTCGGGCCATTCGCCGATGCGGCGCGGCAGACGGAAAGTATAGAGGTCGGGCAGTGAGATCATTACCGAACAATACAGGATCGTCATCCGCGCTCTTACCGCCAGGTTGGCCTTCGACAACCGACCCCACCGGAAAACATGATGACCGCCCGCGAAGCCGCCCGCTCGCTACAGCGCTATTGAGAGGCGCGCTCGCGAGCGGCTTCGCTACCTCCGTCACCTGCACCAGGTGCGGGGATACGATCGGAACAACCCGTGAGGCATTCGAGAACATCCGAGTGAGGCAACGGCATTATTTTCTGGGAACACTCTTGGGTGAGGCAATACGAGTCTCAACTAGATTGCGCTACGCACCGGTGCTGTTCAATTTTCGCTTCAAATGAGATTGAAATGTAGAAATCGAAAACTCTAGTGTAACCGAGCCTCCCGATAATCGTGAACATCAGATGACGGCATCTCTTCCGACCGAAGGGGCTGTGTTAGCTATGAGCACGCGGAGATAGGAATGTTGAAGGCAACGGGGCCGCTGTCGATCGTCTTGTTGGCCTCCACGCGCCCGTTCAACGACGCGCCGCCGTGTGCTGGCGGCGAGACGGCTGACGAGGAGCAATTGGCGCTTCGTCGGCCAATCTCCGCCTACAACACAGATTCTTCCACGCACGGCTTTGCGAACGCTACGTGCGAAAAGTTGAAATGGCCGCTCAACAGCTAGTTCCCCCGTCAACCGAGCAGCCGAAGCATGACCGGGAAAAGTCGGCATCCGAAGAATGGGATGTTTGGAGTTCATATACGCGTCGTTCTCCGAAGGGCGGCGCGATCCATCCGGTCCGCCACCGTCGCCGGACCAGGACGAGCGTAAATCCGGAGACCAACTCTTGTTCGATCTAAACAAAGGAGATTCGCAATGATGCGATGCTTTGAGAGATACCGCGTACATCTGAATCGCCTCTCCCTGTCGAACGCGGTGATGCGCCTGGTATCTGGCTATGCTCCTAGCGTGGGCGGCGCGATGGGTTGGAGCATGTTCTCCTTTGGGCCAGCTGCGGCCCAATCCGCAGGTGGCGGCACCGACCCGGCCACAATGGTTAGCAACATTTGCACGTTTATCCTTGGTCCGTTCGGCCAGTCACTCGCCGTTCTTGGAATCGTGGCGATCGGACTCTCCTGGATGTTCGGTCGCGCTTCACTGGGTCTTATCGCCGGCGTTGTCGGCGGCGTTGTCATCATGTTTGGAGCGAGTTTCCTCGGCAAGACGCTGACTGGAGGTGGTTGATTAGTAACCGTCTGGGAGAAGCCCTTTACCTGGCGGCGACACGGCCCGCATTGTTTCTTGGGGTGCCGCTAACGTTGGCCGGGCTATTTATGATGTCTGCCGGCTTTATCATCGTTATCGTTCAGAACCCGCTGTACGAAGTCGTACTCGTTCTCTTATGGTTCGGAGCGCGTCTTGTTGTGTACGAGACTTAATGCTGCCAGTGTGGTCCTGCTGGCGGCTCGTGGTGGATTGGACGACGCAGAATATGCCTGGGGTAACGAGTTGGAGCCCGAGGCCATGCCGATGGCAAGCATCTGGCAGGGGATTTCCGTGAGATCGTCGAAGCTTAAGGGTGCCGAACGCACCAGCGCCGTCGGGTCGTTCCCGGCAAACGGCCACGGCCTCTATGACATGATCGGCGACGTATGGGAGTGGACGACAGACTACTGGTCGACGAGTCACCCCGAGCTCGCACGACATTCCTGCTGCATCCCGAGCAACCCGCGCGGCGGCGATCCGGAGGCGAGCTACGATCCTCGGCAACCGGAAATTCGCATCCGCCGCCGGGTCCTGAAGGGCGGTTCGCATCTTTGCGCGCCGAACTATTGCCGGCGTTACCGCCCGGCCGCCCGACATGCCGAGCCGGAAGGCACCTCGACCAGCCATGTCGGCTTTCGCTGCATCAAAACATTGACGGGCTGAGGAGTGACGCGGGCGGGGGCATGAGTTCGCTTGGACTGTCGACAGTATGGATAGGGAGGAGCAGACTGCGGCTGAGCGCGACGCGATCCAGCTACGGACTGGCGTTCGCCAACTCGGGAGTGATCCGGCGCCCGCTTTCCGCAAGCCCGCTTCAAGGGCGTCGGCGACGTCGGTCTTGAAGCGTCTCTCCCGGATCTTCCGGCTGAACGTCTGCTCGAATCCGGGGTGGAAGCGCCTGAGATCGGCGAGGCCCGCGGGGGCCTGCGGAGATCCAAGCTGAGCGAGGGACGCGGCCCGCAACGCCCTGACGAGAAGGTCTCCGAATTCACCTGTTCTGCAAGGAGGGAGGCCGTCGACCATTCTTGCGATATGCGTTGAGCGCAAGAACCATCGTTGCTTCCCGCGGCGGCGGTTCGACGGCGCCCGAGCTTCTCCCGCCAGAGCGACACCTTCCTCGACCAGGCCGGCGGCGAACATGACGGTGGCAAGCTTGGCCGCTACCTTCGGACTGCCGGGATTGAGCGCCTGAGCGCGCCTGCCAGCTTCGATCGCAGCCTCGGGGCGCCCGCTCAGAAACTGCGCCACCATGAGGGCGGTGTTCGCCCGTGCAGAGAGGGGGGCCATCGCGACCGCCTGGTTAGCGAGGCCGAGCGGCCCATCCGTATCCGATGGATCGAGGGCGAGCTGCGTCCGTGCGAGCGTCGCCAGCACTTCCGCACCAGGTCGATCCCAGTCGACGGTGCGCCGCAGGCAGCGCTGCGCGGCACGGATGCTCGTCTCGCCCTGGGAGATCGAGGGGATGCCGGCCTTCAGGACGCAGACGTTGCCTGCGGCTCGGCCCGGCGCTCGTTCGATCTCGAATTGCCCGATCCCACCGAGCTCTCCGGCAAGCTTCAGTGAAAGCGACTGGACAAGCACCTCCCTCGCGGATACCGCCGATCGATCGTCGGCGTCGATTCCACGCCGTTCTTGACGACATGTCCGTCGGCGTCGTCGGTGACTTGCCACCAGATCGTCCGCACCGCTGATCGGCATAATATTTGAGTTCCGCCGAATAGAGATTTCTCCGGCCGTCGGTGGTCATGGGCTGCCCGGTCGACGTGGCAACCGTCAGCGTATCGAACCCCGTCAGCGCCGAAAGCAGAAAGTCCCTGGTAACGCTCGCCTCGCCCTCGAGCCGCTTCTCGGACGCCGACATGGTCACCGCAAGCAGAGGCTTTTCGATCACGACCGGCCGCGTACTCAACCGCGCCGCCCGCCCCGTAACGGATGTCAAACAGAGGATTGCGACAGCCGCGAAGCGCGGATACGGGAGAATGATTTTCCTTGCCCCTTGCTCTGAAGACTGCAACTCCTGCTCTCAGCCCGTCGCCTCGTCTTCCAGCTCTTCGGTCGGACCAATGTCCTCCTCCCCGAACGCCAGCCGATAGCGCCCTTTCGGCACGCTCAGCATGATCCGATGATCGCCGGACATAGTATTGCTTCAGGAAAGTCCGCACCCGACCGACTTCGATGCGAACAATGGGGTCGGCGGGATCGAAGCTATGGGGTCTCGCCAGCACGTCAATCGCAATGTCGTAGGCCTTGACGGGATCGTGGTGCCCTTCAAACCGTCTTTGCACCAGATACGACGGGATCGTGCGGCTGCGCTCCGTCGCCTGGAACTTCGGATCTTCCAGAAGGCGGCGAAACTCCACGCGCGCCGCATCCATGCTGGCTTCGCAAGCCCTGCCGTGCGTTCCCCAGCGTTCATAGCCGCCCCCCGCTAAGCCGTGGTTCAAGTCGAAACAGACCAGACGGTCTTATCGCTCAAATGACGAGAGGTTTGCAATCGGAGTTGCTGATATACCGTTGCATGATCGCGCCCAGGTAGCTCGGTGGCCCTCACTCCTGCCGTGTTTTAACATTCGCGACGCGGTCTTGCTGACCGCCGCGGGAGATGATCCAGGGGCCGGCGGCAAGGCGCGGCTATTGGCGGTAGCGCCGAAGGTCCGGACCAAGGGCGCCGATCCGGTCATTCGCCGATTGCTGACCGAAGACGCGGTACCGGCGTCCGCTCCGGGCAGCGCTCTGTCACGCTGGGCGGCAAACCGCCTGTTCGAGCGGCTCGAAAGTTTTGAGGCGGTGCGCGCACTGTCCGGCCGGTCCTCCTTCCGGATTTTTGGGCTGTGACGATGGCGGGATCGAGCACAGCCAAGACCAGTCGGCGACAGGCGAAAGGGCGACAGCAAGAAGTCCTGTACGATCGCGAGCTCGAGGACCTGCCGCCGGAGCTGCGCTGGCGGGAATAGATGCTGCGGGTCGAGGCGGTGTGATTTTTGCCTCGGCCGAGCCGATCAGGCGAGAGACCCTGGCGCGGGTGGTCGGCAAAGACTGTAGCATTGACCTGTTGATCGACGATCTCATCGAGGAGCTGTGGGATCGACCGTACGAATTGGTGTCGGTCGCGGGCGGCTGGCCGCACCAAACACGATCGCGGTTCGCCGAGACCATCCGAACTTCGGCAGCGCCAACAAGGGGAGGGGGCGGCGGCACTGTTCGAGTTCAAGGCGATGGTTGTTTTCCTCCCCGTTGCGGCCGTGCATCCTGGCGGCGACGGCGGCCGATTTGAGGGCGAGGCGATCGCGCCAACAGCCCAGCCATGGCGGGTCTGCACGGATTAGATCATCGAGCGATTTCAAAGCGATAGCTGCGGCAAAGGCAGCATCGGATTCGCTGACGTCGCGGCCGCGTGCCAATCCCCAACCTGGTAGACGGTGAGGCCATGGCGACGTCGTTGGAGCGGCGGCAATGAGCGAATCCGTGCGGAAGAGCATAAACATGAGCGCGGTTTTTGCCACCAATAAAGGATCAAACCGCACACCTTGCCGGCACGGTGATATGAACGATAAACTTCCATTGTCGTTCATTAGAGAAATGACGCAAATCACCGAGCAAAACAGCGAAATTCACGTCGAGGCGGGCTCTTCTCCGCCCCTCAGCACGGCGGCCGCCGGTGACATTTCCGCGCCGCAGTGGTCGGCCGCCATCTCGTTCCGTGTGGTGCCGCCGGCAAGGGTTGGGTGCTTCCGCCCGACCCACAGACGGTCGGCCTCTACATCACCGCTTGTGCCGCCGGGAGTGACGGGATCACCGCCTCGCGCGACAATCGCCGGTCGCAAGTCGAATTCGGTCAAACGATCGAGCGGCGACTTTCGGCGCTGACCTGGAATTATGCCCGGCGTGGCACAACGCTCGACCGAAAGGACCGCCATGTCGCTACTGTGCTCGCCGCGATCCGCAACACCCACGCCACGCAACCCCGCCAGAAGGAAGCGGCGCTGCCCGAACACCTGATCGCCATGCTGGAGACGTTGCCCTGCGGCACCTTCTGGGGACTGCGCGACCGGGCGATGCTGCTGATCGGTTTTGCCGGCGGGCTGCGGCGTTCCGAGATCGTCGGGCTCGACGTCGGCCGCGACCAAACGAAGGAAAGCCGCGGCTGGGTCGAGATTCTTGACAAGGGCATGGTCGTCACGGTGCGGGGAAAGCGCGGCTGGCGAAGTGGAAATCGGCCGCGGCTCGTCGGACGCCACCTGCCCGATCGTGACGCTGCAGACCTGGCTCAACCTTGCGAGGATCGCGCACGGCCCCCTGTTCCGGCGGGTGACCGGTCAAGGCAAGGATGTTGGCCCCGAACGGCTGCTGGATCAGGAAGTGGCGCGCCTCGTCAAGAAGGCGGCACTGGCTGCCGGCGTGCGACCCGACCTTACCGAAACCGAGCGTGCGGAAAAGTTCTCCGGCCACTCGCTGCGCGCAGGCCTGGCCTCCTCGGCCGAGGTCGAGGAGCGCTAAGTGCAGAAGCAACTCGGTCACGCATCCGCCGAGATGGCCGCAAGTACCAGCGCCGGCGCGACCGCTTCCGGGTCAACCTTACCAAGGCATCCGGGCTTTGACACGCCCCCTCCTCTGCCACCGTGCGGCGGCAAAGAAAACTCGAGGGTTTTCAGATTGGCATTCAGCCGACCGCGGAGGGCTGAAGCGGCGGCTGCCAACGCCGCGTTACAGCATCGCATGCCGACGGCCCGGGCCAGGCGTCGTAGGAGCAGATCCCATCAGCCGCAGCAGCCTTTGGTCTGCGATTATCCGCCTTCATCGCGACGGCCTTTGCCCAGGAGACCCCGGAGGCAGCAAGCGCTCAATGGCGCAGTGTCGCCGATCAAATCAGACCGAAAGTGCCGAAGCTTGCCACCATCATGGACGACGCTGAAGAGGACGTGCTCGCCTACATGGCCTTCCCGAAAGAGCACCGGGCAAAGCTGCACTCGATGAATCCAATTGAGCGTCTCAACGGCGAAATCAAGCGACGCACCGAGGTCGTCGGCATCTTTCCGAACGACGAAGCCATCGTCCGTCTCGTCGGTGCATTGCTGCTCGAACAGAATGATGAATGGGCCGTTCAACGCGCCAGGTATATGACGCTTGAGACCATGGCCCAAATGAGCGATGATCCCCAAATCAGCCTGCCCGCTGTGGCACGCTGATATCCCCTTCCGACCCATGTCGGGAAAGCACGGCCATCAGCCGCGACCTACACCACCTCCCGGGACACGATCATAGTACGATTTGGCACATACCTTGCTCAGACCACGGTGAAGGCTCACACACCCGATTGTGTCACACCGTCGGGCGGAGACCTGCCTTCACGAAGCCAACAAATCAACAGGAGGCAAGAAATGGGACAGTACGTAATCGAGTTTAAACAGAATCCAGACTTCGTGCTCGGGGTTGACGACCAGAAGGAGGGCGCTAAGGTTGTACTCCGCAAAAAAGACTCGACGGTTTATCGCCACGCTCTCTGGGATCTGAACTCAGATAGTGGCGCCATCACGTTGAACTCGAGCGCTGGCAATCTGGCGATTGGATCCGATCGCCTTGATCCACAAGCTCAGCTCTCGCTCAAGGTTTACAACCCCACCGACGAGAAGCAGCGATGGGAGTTGCTCAAGAAACCAGGCTTCATCCTTAGCAACGGCGACAACCGGCTGTGCATTGACAACGACGCTCGTGGAACGAGTACCGGCAATCGGATCTGGCTATTCCAGTTTAACGGTTCGCCTGCTCAACAATGGAATTTCGTCTCTCTTTCGAATAGGCTCATGTCGACCTTTCAAGAGGCTGCCGAGTAATCCTCGAGCATCGGATTGGCCGAATCTTCGATAGCTCCCCTGCGGCCGCCAAAAATTCCAATCGCGCAAGACCTGCAACGAGATGCAGGGGCTCCTTCGGGGGCCTCTGTTTCAACGGCTCTGCGGCGGCTCGGCCATCCCCCTGATCAAGGAAGCTATGGCGGCTGGCGAAATCATCTGGGCACATGCCCCATGCGGCGCGGTTCAAGGAAGCTCGGAAAGTAGCTGCCTTTGCGCAGCTTCGGGATGCGAAGCTCGACCTCTGCACCCGTGGCCGAGCCTACTTCCAGCTCCATCCGCCGCTCGGCGGCAAAGCCAATCATCTCACGCAATAATCTGCATCCGCGCTCTTCTCAACGAGGGAGCGCACGTCATCATGTCATTGGTCATTGGTCATTGGTGGTCTTTCCGTCAGGTTGGTCTTAAACACCCGACCCTAGCGGAAAACACCGATGGCCGCCCGCAAAGCCGATCACCCGCTACAGCGCAACGAGAAGCGCGCGGGCACTCGGCTTTGCTACCTCCCGCCACCTACACCACGTACTGGGACACGATCCGTACTCTATTTCCTTCGAAAGGAATCCATGCGCGCCGCAAGGCAAGTGTTGCGGTGTTCGCGAAAGCTTTCTGTGTTCCTGCGTGCCATGTGTACATCAGGCGAAGCGGTCAGATGGCCGGCGCTAAGGCAAAGGGGACACACGTGACCGATATACCCCTCAGGGCCTGCTTACACCAAGAAATCGCCCGAACAGGTCGGTGGCGCAGTTAAAACTAATCCTCACAGCGCGAGTGCCTGATCATCAAGGTAGCCGGAAATCCCACTTTGGTCGAGACATCCTATTCAACGCCATGAAGAGGCAGCCACAAAGCTGGCTTCCAAGAGAACTTTTAGCCTAACCATCAATTCTAAAAAGCTAAAAAGCCAGGTTGCCAGCAACGCGATCACAACTCTCGCAACGTTGTCACCCGAATTCCCAGGGGCCATCTTCGGCGTCAACGCCGGAGGCCCTATCTGACTTTCAAAGCATAGAACTACGTCAGGTATTGGACATATGTGTGAAGAATCCGACACGGCACTAGGCTGTGCGATCATGATATGGAGGCCGCAGCCCAACGACAATTATCAATCGGCTTCGCTGATCGATTAAGCTGGCGAAGCCTGCCGTCATAGCCGCATTTGGCACGCTCGTGCAGATGCGCGCCAGCAATGACGAAATTGCCAAGCGGCGGGAAATCGCCACAGGACCTGAGTCTGTCGTCAAAAAATCCATACATGGTAGAAGTTACCCCTCACTTCCGGCGAACACGGTATCGGCATCTCGCGGATACCAACTCTCGAACCTTTGGGGTGGGAGGGGAGCGCGAGGGGAAGCGGCCACGGGGCTCACCTCGCCCTGCTGTGGTCGGGTCCCACCCGCCGGGACAGATAAGTCCAGCAAAAGGCCCGATGATGTGAACTGACCCCCGAAGGTCGATGTCCAGCTTTCGGGGGTCAATCCAGATGGTCCGGGGCCTAGGGTCGGGGCGTCACGCCGATGCTTCGTGCAAGGCTCCCTGCCCTTCACTCCGGTTTGCAGGTACTTGCCGTCAGATTTTTTCGGTTCCATAAATTAGATTATGCGATATGTTATTGTAGCCGCAAAGTTAAAGTGTCCTGTTTCTGCAAAGTTAGAATGTCACTCTCTTCCCGTTTTTGATGACGGTGGAGATTGCGGATGGGATTGATAGCGATGAGCGAGCGCCATCTGCAGCGGATCGAGATTTTGTCGAAGGTGGTCGACGGCCGCATGACGTTGGTGTCGGCGGCACATGTGCTTGATCTGAGCGAGCGCCAGGTGCGTCGGCTGCTGGATCGGATCCGCACTGACGGCGCGGCATCGATAAGGCACAAGGCGATCGGTCGGCCATCGAACAACCGGATCAGCGACGGCGTTCGCGATTATGCGATGACGTTGGT is from Rhizobium etli CFN 42 and encodes:
- the virB2 gene encoding pilin major subunit VirB2 — protein: MRCFERYRVHLNRLSLSNAVMRLVSGYAPSVGGAMGWSMFSFGPAAAQSAGGGTDPATMVSNICTFILGPFGQSLAVLGIVAIGLSWMFGRASLGLIAGVVGGVVIMFGASFLGKTLTGGG
- a CDS encoding RICIN domain-containing protein, with translation MGQYVIEFKQNPDFVLGVDDQKEGAKVVLRKKDSTVYRHALWDLNSDSGAITLNSSAGNLAIGSDRLDPQAQLSLKVYNPTDEKQRWELLKKPGFILSNGDNRLCIDNDARGTSTGNRIWLFQFNGSPAQQWNFVSLSNRLMSTFQEAAE